The segment TATATTTAACAAACAACATTCGTATGCTCTTTATTCTATGGTTCTAATCACCCATTTTGCTTTTTATGGACTTGACAGGAAATATACAGCAACATGAAAAAGGCCAACAAATATAAGATCACAGTTTCCAGCGGAGTAGGCTACATGTGAGTCCAACCTGTGTCTACCACATTTTCAAAAGATTTACAGTTTTCAGAATAACTCAGTTCTGTATGTCATTGCAATCGTGGGACTGTAAACATTAAGTCCATTTTCCTACAATTAATGATCAGTAGCAGCTgcatattatttctatttatcgTTAATGTTAGCAAATGGCAATAAAAGGGTCAGTGGATGAactatagcaaaataaaaaaacagtaaaaaatctcataaatgcataaaagtatgtgtgtgttaggATTAGTTGAGTGGAGCTGCTGAGAAAACACAAATGTCTGCTTTAATAGCTGCTGAAACACTGAGTCTTCTCATACATAAAGATATGTAAATCAGCTTCaaagttaaacattttcttttgatatTTACAGTTTGACATAGGCTTATCCTATACTCCATTTTTAGATGATCACTTTATATACGGAGCCCAAAAGTATTTTATCCTGGATTCCTGCCCTCATACTCGTTCATTAAACAAAGTGTAATGAACTTCTGTCTGTTCATCAGAGGAATAATTTACTGACATTCATTTCTGCTTAAAATCAGTTCTGTGTACAGCCATGACCCTGCTCATTCTTAACACTCTTACGGTTTAAATCTTGCTGCTTGTATTATAGCGCATGTAACAAACACTTGTCACCAACATACCAATGCCCTCCACATAGATTCACATTTCagctaattattaatataaagaaacattttttaaaaagggtAAAACTCTCCTGTCAAATCAATGTAATAATCGGTATGACCTGGAGACAGGAGACAACAGCACAAAATCAAAATAACAGTAAAAGGTCAAAAgaagttttaaaaaatgaaatatataaaatcaaaagtaaatatacatatacaatgcCCCCTaaaatatttggacacttaatCAACACTTCAAAAACATATGAATTTTATTACATACCGTAGAGAGCTAAATATCAAACCAAGCAACAACTTATAGCTTTTCTCAAAACTGATCTCacttttttagtcatttttgtgaATGCATGAAGTTAAGTGTAGTTCATATCcataattatgaatattattccAAGTTTGACAACCAGAAAGTGTCCAAATGCTTAAATACCATACTTGTACTATATTTCCTTGAAATAAATGCCATTTAGTTTGATATTTTCTCATTAAAAGCAATGCCGTTCCTATATTTTTAAGTGTATCTTGAGTGTTCATATATTTTTAGGGCCActgtacatatacaaacacaaaacaaatcctTGGTTGGGGGTTTGATTATGCATCCTCTACATCTTGGTCTCGCTGTCTTGCAGTTTCTCGTTCTCATATTCGTTCTCCTGACGGATCACCTGATAAGGTTTCTTCACTTCATTCTCCTCCAGGACTGAGCTCCCCAACTCCACATCGCAGTGCTGAAGCTCATCTTTGGACAGGAACTCTATGATTCCAGCTCCTATAGAGTCTCCCAGGACGTTGGTTGTTGTGCGGAGTCGATCACTGTAAGTGCAAAGGAAAAGTGGATGAAAGAGCAAATGAAGAACCTATTTATTGAGACAGTAAATATCAGCGATACTTGTTTAGTTGTAAAAAAAGTTTCCTACTTTCATCTCAGTGTTCATCCTAATTTAAAATCCGACTCTTTTAGCTGTGTAACTTATCTGGAATGATTAATTTGGCTAGCCTAATTACGTTTCTATGCTAAAACCAACTGAATTATCATGAAATTCACAGGGGAAAAAAATGGAGCAAGTCTCATGGGAACAGATCAAAAAAGTGTGTCACCTGggttgataatgaaaaaaaaacgagTCCCAAGAAAGATAAAGTGCCAGACACCTTATTTTGCAACATGCCATTGCAGTGTGCCATTGTTTCCTTTTAAACCAAATCAAATTAAGATTCTACAAAGGGTCACTCACAGGAACCAATCAACTGCAATGATGAGGGAGATGTCATCGGTCGGGAGCCCGACGGAGGTCAGCACAATAACCATTGTGACCAGACCCGCCTGAGGGATGCCGGCCGCCCCGATGCTTGCAGCAGTCGCTGTGatgctgtattattaaaaacaatattaatcacACTCAGAAACCTCATTCCGTTTTCTTAACAAATTACTTCGATTTTAAAATAACCCACCTAATGGTTATGATCTGCCCGAAGTTCATTTCCATGTTGTTAACCTGGGCGATAAAGATGGCTGCCAGGGCTTCATACAGCGCTGTTCCATCCATGTTGATCGTGGCTCCAACAGGCAGCACGAATCGAGTCACGCGTTTATCGACTTTGTTATTCTCCTCTAGGCATTTGAAGGTAACTGGAAGAGTGGCTGAGCTGGgagttttaaacaaaatacacgAAAAAGTCAAATGAGAGTTAAACATTCCTGATTTTGAGAGCTTGACATCGTCGGATTTACCTGGAAGAAGTACCAAGAGCTGTGATGAGGGCCTGCAGCAAACCCGTGATGAAGACGAAGGGGTTCTTCCGCGTGATGACGAAGTACAAAGTCGGCAGAACGATCATGCCGTGTATCATGAGGCCGATTATCACCGTAATCGTATACATGCCGAGCTGACCACCCATTTGAGTGATGTCATCCATCTCCACGATTTTACCAGCAATCAGAAAGAGGATACCAATAGGTGCATACCTGGGAATATGGGGAATGGTGTTTaaagatacattcacattcattcaagtttcttatttctgttttattttgaacCACGGAAGCAGCACTTGTTAATAAGGTTTCCCGAAACATCAATGAATTACACATGTGATGAAAAAGGGGTCATGAAAAAGGGTCACACAAAATGAGATCACAGGGCACAATTCTGTCCAGACAAACGGGAACTTCATCTATTTTGATCGTAAGGTGAAACTATGATGAGGCGTTTGTGTGGTGAATTATAATGAATGTCTTTTTGTAAGTTACTTACATGACAAGCAACCAAAATGTAGTTATTCTTCTGGAGGGGGATTTTTgttatttcaaaacaaaacaagtcaTCCTCATGAATGgaattccaataaataaataccaataaatttgagacaaaaacaaatatttattatggtTTTGAAATGATAATGGTTCATATTTACATActttcattcaaaagtttaagctctgtaagatttttttatgtttttgaaagaaaaactcACCAGGGTTGAATTTatctgataaaaatacagtaaaaactgtaatatcgtggaataatgttacaatttaaaaacaacctttttctatttgattatatgttgtaatgtaatttatacctgtgatggtaaagctgaattttctgcattattactccagtttacagtgacacATGACCCttaagaaatcattataatatgtgactctggatcacaaaaccagtcataagggtcagttttatttttttctgaataaataagctttccataggtgtatggacaatatttggctgagatacatctatttgaaaacctggaatctgagggtgcaagagTGCAAGAGTTaattaaagttgttcaaattttgcaatgcatattactaatcaaaaattaagttttgatatatttacagtaggaaatgtacaaaatatcttcatggaacatgatcttaacttaatatcccaatgatttttggcataagagaaaaatgtataattttgagccatacagtgtattgttggctattgctacaaatataccccatgactggttttgtggtccagggtcacatgtgcTGATCTTATTCATgatcttatcaatgttgaaaacagttgttctgcttaatatgtTTGAGGAAATCATGACACATTTCCAAGAAAATATGTTTCAATATTGGTTAACAGCAGAATTAAAAGCTAAATCGATTTAGGAAACACTTGATCAAAAGTTACACTCACTCTTGAAGTTTATTGTCAAGTCATGTTTAAAATAAGGAACGGATGTTGGAAAACCCGCCTTAGGCTACATCAACACAGTTTTTAATCTAGTTGACTTTTTCAACACTGTTTGTGTGTCAGGAATCACTCACCACATAATAATAGCAACAAGTCGCATGATGGCCTCGTTGAGGGAGTCGAAGAAGTCTCTGAGAGCCTGTCCCTGTTCCTTCATATTCCCAATGATCAAGCCGAAGCACATTGAGAACACCACCAGCCCAAGGGCATTGACCCCGCTGGTGGTGCCCGAGAGAGGGATCACCTCCTCTTGGGCAATCTCCTGGGTAGCGTTAGTTAGGTTGAATATTGATTCGTTTATGACCTTCACGTAAATGACCCTCTTGCCATATTGCGTCTTAAACTAcaggagaagaagaggagaaaagtAGTTTTAAAAATCTGATCAATCCAGTTTGTTTTTTCAGATGTAGGGATTTGGATTGCTAGAAAAGTTCTACAGAAAGAGTCTTTTCGATATttgtga is part of the Carassius auratus strain Wakin chromosome 10, ASM336829v1, whole genome shotgun sequence genome and harbors:
- the slc1a3b gene encoding solute carrier family 1 member 3b isoform X1, yielding MTKSTGEKPRSRNRVQQIREGIHLRSLKAKKKVEDITKDDVKTFLRRNAFVLLTIGAVVFGIMLGFALRSYKMSYREVKYFSFPGELLMRMLQMLVLPLLISSLITGMAALDRRASGKMGMRAVIYYMTTTFIAVFIGIIMVLIIHPGKGSKDEFAKQQKIQQISPADAFLDLIRNMFPPNLVQACTQQFKTQYGKRVIYVKVINESIFNLTNATQEIAQEEVIPLSGTTSGVNALGLVVFSMCFGLIIGNMKEQGQALRDFFDSLNEAIMRLVAIIMWYAPIGILFLIAGKIVEMDDITQMGGQLGMYTITVIIGLMIHGMIVLPTLYFVITRKNPFVFITGLLQALITALGTSSSSATLPVTFKCLEENNKVDKRVTRFVLPVGATINMDGTALYEALAAIFIAQVNNMEMNFGQIITISITATAASIGAAGIPQAGLVTMVIVLTSVGLPTDDISLIIAVDWFLDRLRTTTNVLGDSIGAGIIEFLSKDELQHCDVELGSSVLEENEVKKPYQVIRQENEYENEKLQDSETKM